The following coding sequences are from one Xiphias gladius isolate SHS-SW01 ecotype Sanya breed wild chromosome 14, ASM1685928v1, whole genome shotgun sequence window:
- the adcyap1b gene encoding adenylate cyclase activating polypeptide 1b isoform X2, giving the protein MESEINMASSSKATLILLIYGILMHYSVFCTPIGLSYPKIRLENDAFDEDGNALSDMGFDSDQIAIRSPPSLNDDPYSLYYPPEKSEDNSMEDESEPLSKRHSDGIFTDSYSRYRKQMAVQKYLAAVLGRRYRQRVRNKGRRLAYL; this is encoded by the exons ATGGAGAGCGAGATAAA CATGGCCAGTTCGAGTAAAGCGACTTTAATCTTGCTCATCTACGGAATCTTAATGCACTACAGCGTCTTCTGCACACCTATCGGACTAAGTTACCCTAAGATTAG ACTTGAAAACGACGCCTTCGACGAGGATGGGAACGCACTGTCCGACATGGGGTTCGACAGCGATCAGATTGCCATACGGAGCCCACCATCCCTGAACGACGACCCGTACTCTCTATACTACCCACCGGAGAAGAG tgaagaCAACAGCATGGAGGACGAGTCGGAGCCCTTATCCAAGAGACATTCAGATGGGATCTTCACCGACAGCTACAGTCGCTATAGAAAGCAGATGGCTGTGCAGAAATACCTGGCAGCGGTTCTGGGAAGAAGGTACAGACAGAGAGTTAGGAACAAAGGACGCCGACTTGCCTATTTGTAG
- the adcyap1b gene encoding adenylate cyclase activating polypeptide 1b isoform X1, whose amino-acid sequence MESEINMASSSKATLILLIYGILMHYSVFCTPIGLSYPKIRLENDAFDEDGNALSDMGFDSDQIAIRSPPSLNDDPYSLYYPPEKRQERHAEEELDRALREILGQLTARHYLHSLMTIRAGEDNSMEDESEPLSKRHSDGIFTDSYSRYRKQMAVQKYLAAVLGRRYRQRVRNKGRRLAYL is encoded by the exons ATGGAGAGCGAGATAAA CATGGCCAGTTCGAGTAAAGCGACTTTAATCTTGCTCATCTACGGAATCTTAATGCACTACAGCGTCTTCTGCACACCTATCGGACTAAGTTACCCTAAGATTAG ACTTGAAAACGACGCCTTCGACGAGGATGGGAACGCACTGTCCGACATGGGGTTCGACAGCGATCAGATTGCCATACGGAGCCCACCATCCCTGAACGACGACCCGTACTCTCTATACTACCCACCGGAGAAGAG ACAAGAAAGGCATGCTGAGGAAGAATTAGATAGAGCCTTGAGGGAGATCCTGGGTCAGTTAACAGCGAGACATTATCTGCATTCTCTGATGACAATTCGTGCAGG tgaagaCAACAGCATGGAGGACGAGTCGGAGCCCTTATCCAAGAGACATTCAGATGGGATCTTCACCGACAGCTACAGTCGCTATAGAAAGCAGATGGCTGTGCAGAAATACCTGGCAGCGGTTCTGGGAAGAAGGTACAGACAGAGAGTTAGGAACAAAGGACGCCGACTTGCCTATTTGTAG